One segment of Rhipicephalus sanguineus isolate Rsan-2018 chromosome 6, BIME_Rsan_1.4, whole genome shotgun sequence DNA contains the following:
- the LOC119396184 gene encoding protein-serine O-palmitoleoyltransferase porcupine isoform X2: MDFDYDDGDELPDEEYYFDDDEIVSAPNVSLSDLYNDCLVPSLRDGLRAAVILLPACLLLRTIVSTRLLQVGSVWVHALSALLGVCCLYGLVGHLVAYVVGLALLGTAALTLLPRHRGLSSASLVAVFVIACELWLVEPKSWHQVRGCQLVLCMKLVSLAIDMDRGRLATPSPSAMFGYLLHVGSAPFGPWIGYDAYARSLEPELLAGLGFWSWLRALGQSLVLCYTCLTVSNCWSTWLLSNTLGLRWLAAYRDALSFRFSHYFITFLSEASAVASGVSNEGSWALQLCSPLEVELPRSLVQVVVHWNRAMHHWLKHYVFQVTRPHLGNLGSLLLTYATSALLHGLNFQLAAVLLSLALYSYAEYVLRQKLSQVYDACIGARPCRPDCDKHKLQANHWGVRSANLALGLLAAFHLAYLGLMFDSEPQQEQGYSMQHTLGKWSELQFASHWVALATFVVHILI, encoded by the exons ATGGATTTCGACTACGACGACGGGGACGAACTGCCTGACGAGGAGTACTATTTCGACGATGATGAAATTGTCAGTGCCCCCAATGTCTCGCTGAGCGATCTCTACAACGATTGCCTAGTGCCCAGCCTGCGTGATGGACTTCGCGCGGCAGTTATTTTACTGCCCGCGTGCCTGCTGCTTAGGACAATCGTCAGCACCA GACTTCTACAAGTTGGCAGCGTGTGGGTGCACGCACTGTCCGCTCTTCTTGGGGTATGCTGCCTGTACGGTCTGGTCGGGCATCTGGTGGCTTACGTGGTTGGCCTGGCACTACTGGGAACGGCCGCGCTGACTTTGCTGCCCCGGCACCGTGGCCTATCGTCTGCCTCTCTGGTGGCCGTCTTTGTCATTGCCTG TGAGCTGTGGCTTGTCGAGCCCAAATCCTGGCACCAGGTTCGAG GTTGTCAGCTGGTTCTGTGCATGAAGCTAGTGTCCCTGGCCATCGACATGGACCGTGGTCGGCTTGCAACACCCAGCCCCTCTGCCATGTTTGGCTACCTGCTGCATGTGGGTTCAGCCCCGTTTGGGCCTTGGATTGGGTACGACGCGTACGCCAGGAGCCTCGAGCCTGAACTCTTAGCTGGTCTCGGATTCTGGTCGTGGCTCCGTGCCCTGGGTCAGAGCCTGGTGTTGTGCTACACCTGTTTGACTGTGTCAAACTGCTGGTCCACGTGGCTCCTCTCCAACACTCTAGGGCTGAG GTGGCTGGCAGCATATCGGGATGCACTGTCATTCCGCTTCAGCCACTACTTCATCACGTTCCTGTCGGAGGCCAGCGCAGTCGCGTCGGGTGTCAGCAACGAGGGGTCCTG GGCGTTGCAGCTGTGTTCCCCTCTGGAAGTGGAACTTCCCCGGTCACTGGTGCAAGTGGTGGTTCACTGGAACCGTGCCATGCACCATTGGCTTAAGCACT ACGTATTTCAGGTCACCCGGCCACATTTGGGGAACCTCGGATCCCTGCTGCTGACGTATGCAACTAGTGCCTTGCTTCAC GGCCTCAACTTCCAATTGGCTGCAGTGTTGCTGTCACTGGCACTTTACAGCTACGCCGAGTATG TACTCAGGCAGAAGCTGAGCCAGGTGTACGACGCATGCATTGGAGCCCGCCCCTGCCGTCCCGACTGCGACAAGCACAAACTGCAG gctaACCACTGGGGTGTGAGGAGTGCCAACCTCGCCCTGGGTCTGTTAGCGGCATTTCACCTGGCCTACTTGGGACTCATGTTCGACAGTGAACCCCAACAAGAGCAG GGCTACAGCATGCAGCACACCCTGGGCAAATGGTCAGAGTTGCAGTTTGCCAGTCACTGGGTGGCTCTGGCCACTTTTGTTGTCCATATCCTCATCTGA
- the LOC119396184 gene encoding protein-serine O-palmitoleoyltransferase porcupine isoform X1, whose translation MDFDYDDGDELPDEEYYFDDDEIVSAPNVSLSDLYNDCLVPSLRDGLRAAVILLPACLLLRTIVSTRLLQVGSVWVHALSALLGVCCLYGLVGHLVAYVVGLALLGTAALTLLPRHRGLSSASLVAVFVIACELWLVEPKSWHQVRGCQLVLCMKLVSLAIDMDRGRLATPSPSAMFGYLLHVGSAPFGPWIGYDAYARSLEPELLAGLGFWSWLRALGQSLVLCYTCLTVSNCWSTWLLSNTLGCRWLAAYRDALSFRFSHYFITFLSEASAVASGVSNEGSWALQLCSPLEVELPRSLVQVVVHWNRAMHHWLKHYVFQVTRPHLGNLGSLLLTYATSALLHGLNFQLAAVLLSLALYSYAEYVLRQKLSQVYDACIGARPCRPDCDKHKLQANHWGVRSANLALGLLAAFHLAYLGLMFDSEPQQEQGYSMQHTLGKWSELQFASHWVALATFVVHILI comes from the exons ATGGATTTCGACTACGACGACGGGGACGAACTGCCTGACGAGGAGTACTATTTCGACGATGATGAAATTGTCAGTGCCCCCAATGTCTCGCTGAGCGATCTCTACAACGATTGCCTAGTGCCCAGCCTGCGTGATGGACTTCGCGCGGCAGTTATTTTACTGCCCGCGTGCCTGCTGCTTAGGACAATCGTCAGCACCA GACTTCTACAAGTTGGCAGCGTGTGGGTGCACGCACTGTCCGCTCTTCTTGGGGTATGCTGCCTGTACGGTCTGGTCGGGCATCTGGTGGCTTACGTGGTTGGCCTGGCACTACTGGGAACGGCCGCGCTGACTTTGCTGCCCCGGCACCGTGGCCTATCGTCTGCCTCTCTGGTGGCCGTCTTTGTCATTGCCTG TGAGCTGTGGCTTGTCGAGCCCAAATCCTGGCACCAGGTTCGAG GTTGTCAGCTGGTTCTGTGCATGAAGCTAGTGTCCCTGGCCATCGACATGGACCGTGGTCGGCTTGCAACACCCAGCCCCTCTGCCATGTTTGGCTACCTGCTGCATGTGGGTTCAGCCCCGTTTGGGCCTTGGATTGGGTACGACGCGTACGCCAGGAGCCTCGAGCCTGAACTCTTAGCTGGTCTCGGATTCTGGTCGTGGCTCCGTGCCCTGGGTCAGAGCCTGGTGTTGTGCTACACCTGTTTGACTGTGTCAAACTGCTGGTCCACGTGGCTCCTCTCCAACACTCTAGGG TGCAGGTGGCTGGCAGCATATCGGGATGCACTGTCATTCCGCTTCAGCCACTACTTCATCACGTTCCTGTCGGAGGCCAGCGCAGTCGCGTCGGGTGTCAGCAACGAGGGGTCCTG GGCGTTGCAGCTGTGTTCCCCTCTGGAAGTGGAACTTCCCCGGTCACTGGTGCAAGTGGTGGTTCACTGGAACCGTGCCATGCACCATTGGCTTAAGCACT ACGTATTTCAGGTCACCCGGCCACATTTGGGGAACCTCGGATCCCTGCTGCTGACGTATGCAACTAGTGCCTTGCTTCAC GGCCTCAACTTCCAATTGGCTGCAGTGTTGCTGTCACTGGCACTTTACAGCTACGCCGAGTATG TACTCAGGCAGAAGCTGAGCCAGGTGTACGACGCATGCATTGGAGCCCGCCCCTGCCGTCCCGACTGCGACAAGCACAAACTGCAG gctaACCACTGGGGTGTGAGGAGTGCCAACCTCGCCCTGGGTCTGTTAGCGGCATTTCACCTGGCCTACTTGGGACTCATGTTCGACAGTGAACCCCAACAAGAGCAG GGCTACAGCATGCAGCACACCCTGGGCAAATGGTCAGAGTTGCAGTTTGCCAGTCACTGGGTGGCTCTGGCCACTTTTGTTGTCCATATCCTCATCTGA